One Microbacterium marinum genomic window, AGGTCATCGAGGTGTCGAACCAGATCGGTGCCATCACTTCGGGGACGCCGCGGTTCATCCGTATCCGCCAGCCGATCTTGTCGAGGAACCGGTGGTGGAACCAGCACAACAGGACTCCGTTGTCGGTGTGGGTCGGGCCGCCGACGGCGTGCTCGACGACGTGGTGGATCTCGCACCACGCGGCCGGTGCGCCGCACCCGGGGATGATGCACCCGCCGTCGCGGAGAGCGATCGCGCGTCGCTGATGACGGTTGAAGACCCGCTCCTCGTTCCCGATCGCGATGATCCGGCCGTCGCGGCTCGTCACCCGCTGGATCGTCCCGGCGCACGCGATGTGCCGCGCCACGTCGGTCGAGATCGGCTCGTCGCATCCCTGCGCGTGCGCGTAGCCCTTGCCCTTCGACAGGTTTTCTTCCGTCACCTGCACGACGAGCGTCGGTGCATGTCCACCGATGGTTGGCAGCAGGCCACTGGATGCCGCCACACCGAGCGCCGCCGCGAACGCGTCGTGCTGGCGCTGTGCGCGCGATCGGTCGTCGCGCGGCGCGTGGAGCGACGGGTCGCCATCGGGGACGAACGCGACCTTGGGTGAGAGCTGCGCATCGAAGATCGTCTGCAGTTGCGCGGCGACGTCGGGGAGCAGCATCCCGTGCACGGGGACACCGTGCGGTGTCGCAGTGCCCAAGACGACGGAGCGCTTCCGCTCGGCGGCGCGTTCGCGAGGCTCCGCACCGTCTTGATCCAGCGCGATCGCCCACGTCTGTGCGTGGATCTTCAGGAGCGCCGCGCACGCGGGTGGTGCACCGTCGGGACCTTCGCCGCGGGCCTCAGCGACCACGATCGCGGCGGCGTCGCGGCGGGCGGACTCCGACACCCGGGGAGCAGTTGTGCGCAGCGGCTCGGTGATCGCCAACACACCGTCGACACCGAGCACGCCGTCGATCATCGCTTCGCGCACCTCCGGGTACGGCGCCGCGCACCGCTCGCCGGTGATCTCCGACACTGTCTGCCGCGCCGCGGTTGCCGCGCGCTGCAGTCGCGCCGCGCTCCGCGCATCGACGCGGGTCAGCTTCTCGACGAGTTCGGTGACGTCGCGGCATCCGAGGTGCGAGGTCATCCGCTC contains:
- a CDS encoding HNH endonuclease signature motif containing protein; the protein is MDLPRPPLRDLHKQAASVVARSDAERWLERATETELAQQLAAVGDLQRLVEALLLDAVGEVMRRSEQPVRDERMTSHLGCRDVTELVEKLTRVDARSAARLQRAATAARQTVSEITGERCAAPYPEVREAMIDGVLGVDGVLAITEPLRTTAPRVSESARRDAAAIVVAEARGEGPDGAPPACAALLKIHAQTWAIALDQDGAEPRERAAERKRSVVLGTATPHGVPVHGMLLPDVAAQLQTIFDAQLSPKVAFVPDGDPSLHAPRDDRSRAQRQHDAFAAALGVAASSGLLPTIGGHAPTLVVQVTEENLSKGKGYAHAQGCDEPISTDVARHIACAGTIQRVTSRDGRIIAIGNEERVFNRHQRRAIALRDGGCIIPGCGAPAAWCEIHHVVEHAVGGPTHTDNGVLLCWFHHRFLDKIGWRIRMNRGVPEVMAPIWFDTSMTWRAVTTSPVRLRSAVTRT